From Flavobacterium sp. 102, a single genomic window includes:
- the hisC gene encoding histidinol-phosphate transaminase, producing the protein MDNISNLIRKNILSLTPYSSARDEYKSNQGVFLDANENPYGNLNRYPDPYQWRLKQILSSQKKVAIENILIGNGSDEIIDLVQRVFCEPNQDKIILCPPTYGMYEVYANINNLEIISIPLTKEFQLNTEAILEQKAKVLYLCSPNNPTGNYLENLEYIIENFNGIVFLDEAYIDFSEQPSLVSKIKQYSNLIISQTFSKARGLAAVRIGIAYADENIISVMNKVKPPYNVSQLNQEAAVKSLADEATFKSNVQLIKSERKLLKKSLLALDFVTKIYPSEANFLLVEMENATAIYNSLIEQQIITRNRSSVVENTIRITIGTPRENQQLVYALQLVTS; encoded by the coding sequence ATGGATAATATCTCTAATTTAATTCGGAAAAACATTCTTTCGTTAACGCCGTATTCGAGCGCGAGAGATGAATACAAAAGCAATCAAGGCGTCTTTTTGGATGCCAATGAAAATCCGTATGGCAACTTAAACCGCTATCCCGATCCATACCAATGGCGCTTGAAACAAATTTTGAGCAGTCAAAAGAAAGTAGCTATTGAAAACATTTTAATCGGTAACGGAAGCGACGAAATCATCGATTTAGTACAACGTGTTTTTTGCGAACCAAATCAAGACAAAATCATCCTTTGTCCACCAACTTATGGGATGTATGAAGTCTATGCGAACATCAATAATCTTGAAATCATTTCAATTCCGCTTACCAAAGAATTTCAATTGAATACTGAAGCTATTTTGGAGCAAAAGGCTAAAGTTTTGTATTTATGTTCGCCCAACAATCCGACTGGAAATTATTTAGAAAATCTGGAATACATCATTGAAAACTTCAACGGCATTGTGTTTTTAGACGAAGCTTACATCGACTTTAGTGAACAACCTTCTTTAGTTTCTAAAATCAAACAATATTCTAATTTAATTATTTCACAAACGTTTAGTAAAGCTCGAGGTTTGGCAGCAGTTCGCATCGGAATTGCTTATGCAGATGAAAACATCATTTCGGTGATGAATAAGGTAAAACCGCCATATAATGTGAGTCAATTGAATCAAGAAGCTGCGGTAAAATCACTTGCCGATGAAGCTACTTTCAAATCGAATGTACAACTGATAAAATCCGAACGGAAATTGCTTAAGAAATCCCTTTTGGCTTTAGATTTTGTAACCAAAATTTATCCGTCAGAAGCTAATTTTTTATTAGTCGAAATGGAAAATGCAACCGCCATTTACAATAGTTTAATCGAACAACAAATCATCACACGAAACCGAAGTTCGGTAGTTGAAAATACGATTCGAATTACCATCGGAACTCCAAGAGAAAATCAACAATTAGTCTACGCATTACAATTAGTCACATCATGA
- the hisA gene encoding 1-(5-phosphoribosyl)-5-[(5-phosphoribosylamino)methylideneamino]imidazole-4-carboxamide isomerase, whose amino-acid sequence MRIIPAIDIINGKCVRLTKGDYATQKIYNENPLEVAKYFEDNGFQYLHLVDLDGAKSNQIINHKVLYQIATKTNLKIDFGGGLKQRKDLEIAFENGANQVTGGSIASKNPTEFLNWLTEFGSNKIILGADCLNRKIATQGWLETSEIDVVEYISDYVSKGISIVICTDISKDGMLQGTSNELYSVILEKTKVNLIASGGVTTISDLELLKTIGCEGAIIGKALYEGTIKIENLRELC is encoded by the coding sequence ATGAGAATCATTCCAGCCATAGACATCATCAACGGAAAATGCGTCCGATTGACCAAAGGCGATTATGCCACGCAAAAAATTTACAATGAAAATCCATTGGAAGTAGCCAAATATTTTGAAGACAACGGCTTCCAATATTTACATTTAGTGGATTTGGATGGAGCAAAATCGAACCAGATTATCAACCATAAAGTATTGTATCAAATTGCAACAAAAACCAATTTGAAAATCGATTTTGGTGGTGGATTAAAACAAAGAAAAGACCTCGAAATCGCTTTTGAAAACGGAGCCAATCAAGTTACGGGCGGAAGCATTGCATCTAAAAATCCAACCGAATTTTTAAATTGGTTGACTGAATTTGGAAGTAATAAAATCATTTTAGGCGCCGATTGTTTGAACCGAAAAATTGCCACTCAAGGTTGGTTAGAAACTTCAGAAATTGATGTCGTGGAGTATATTTCTGATTATGTTTCCAAAGGAATTTCAATTGTGATTTGTACCGACATCTCAAAAGACGGCATGCTTCAAGGTACTTCTAATGAATTGTATTCGGTCATTTTAGAAAAGACCAAAGTGAATTTAATTGCGAGTGGCGGCGTGACAACTATTTCGGATTTAGAACTATTGAAAACCATCGGATGCGAAGGTGCCATCATCGGAAAAGCATTATACGAAGGCACAATAAAAATTGAAAACTTACGCGAATTATGTTAA
- the hisIE gene encoding bifunctional phosphoribosyl-AMP cyclohydrolase/phosphoribosyl-ATP diphosphatase HisIE: MTLDFSKYNGLIPTIIQDNQTEQVLMLGYMNEDAFQKTQDENIVTFFSRSKNRLWTKGETSGNFLKVVSIKDDCDQDALLIKVIPNGPTCHNGTTSCFDNEPQISFLNELEKVIEERISIPSSESYVTSLFQKGLNKIAQKVGEEAVELVIEAKDDNADLFLNEAADLLFHYLILLKAKGFSLEKVETILKDRMKNK; this comes from the coding sequence ATGACCTTAGATTTCTCTAAATATAACGGATTAATTCCAACGATTATTCAGGACAACCAAACGGAACAAGTGTTGATGCTAGGTTACATGAACGAAGACGCATTCCAAAAAACACAAGATGAAAACATTGTGACCTTTTTCAGTCGAAGTAAAAACAGGTTGTGGACCAAAGGCGAAACTTCTGGAAATTTTCTAAAAGTAGTTTCCATAAAAGATGATTGCGACCAAGATGCATTACTGATTAAAGTGATTCCAAACGGACCAACGTGTCACAATGGAACTACTTCTTGTTTTGACAATGAACCTCAAATTTCTTTTCTAAATGAGTTGGAAAAAGTCATTGAAGAACGTATTTCAATCCCAAGTTCAGAATCTTATGTCACATCACTTTTCCAAAAAGGCCTCAATAAAATTGCTCAAAAAGTTGGCGAAGAAGCAGTCGAATTGGTCATAGAAGCCAAAGATGACAATGCTGATTTGTTCTTGAATGAAGCCGCTGATTTACTGTTTCACTATTTAATATTGCTCAAAGCAAAAGGCTTTAGTTTAGAAAAAGTAGAAACCATTTTAAAAGACCGAATGAAGAATAAATAA
- the hisD gene encoding histidinol dehydrogenase, giving the protein MKTYINPNPEQWNELSKRQTVATADLNETVKSIFNDIEKNGSAAVKKYTNYFDGISIKNIAISTAEIEKAIAEIPIELKKAIQVAANNISKFHSSQKEIPTKIETTSGVFCWRESRAIETIGIYIPGGTAPLFSTVLMLAIPAKIAGCKNIILCSPPDKNGNINPAILYAAQLTGVTQMYNVGGIQAIAAMTFGTDEIPKVDKLFGPGNQYVTAAKQYAQQLGLAIDLPAGPSELLVIADDICDPEFVASDLLSQAEHGGDSQVILVTHSEEIVSKVAAAIESQIALLPRQSVVEKALENSRALVFDSIQTGIEFSNFYAPEHLILAIKDAENKIEFIENAGSVFIGNYSCESAGDYASGTNHTLPTNGYAKNYSGVSLDSFVKKITFQKLTSKGIQNLGSTIELMAAAEQLDAHKNAVSIRLKKLQNG; this is encoded by the coding sequence ATGAAAACTTACATAAATCCAAATCCTGAACAATGGAATGAATTGTCCAAAAGACAAACTGTAGCGACAGCCGATTTAAACGAAACCGTAAAATCCATTTTTAACGACATTGAAAAAAATGGTTCGGCTGCCGTAAAAAAGTACACCAATTATTTCGATGGCATTTCTATTAAAAATATAGCCATATCAACTGCAGAAATAGAAAAAGCTATAGCCGAAATTCCAATCGAATTAAAAAAAGCAATTCAAGTTGCAGCTAATAATATTTCGAAATTTCACAGTTCTCAAAAAGAAATTCCAACCAAAATCGAAACCACTTCGGGTGTTTTTTGCTGGAGAGAAAGTCGCGCCATTGAAACAATTGGCATTTACATTCCCGGCGGAACAGCACCGCTTTTTTCTACTGTATTGATGTTAGCCATTCCGGCTAAAATTGCTGGTTGCAAAAACATAATTCTGTGTTCGCCACCAGATAAGAACGGCAATATCAATCCAGCTATTTTGTATGCTGCGCAATTGACCGGTGTAACTCAAATGTATAACGTCGGCGGCATCCAAGCGATTGCCGCTATGACCTTTGGAACCGATGAAATTCCGAAAGTCGACAAGCTCTTCGGTCCCGGAAATCAATACGTCACAGCGGCCAAACAATACGCACAACAATTGGGTTTAGCCATCGATTTGCCTGCCGGACCAAGTGAATTATTGGTCATTGCCGATGACATTTGCGACCCTGAATTTGTTGCTTCCGATTTGCTTTCGCAAGCTGAACACGGTGGCGATAGCCAGGTAATTTTAGTAACCCATTCAGAGGAAATTGTTTCGAAAGTGGCAGCAGCCATTGAAAGTCAAATAGCACTTTTACCTCGACAATCCGTTGTAGAAAAAGCTTTAGAAAACAGTCGTGCTTTGGTTTTCGATAGTATTCAAACCGGAATCGAGTTCAGTAATTTTTACGCACCAGAGCATTTGATTTTGGCTATAAAAGATGCCGAAAATAAAATTGAATTCATCGAAAATGCCGGTTCGGTTTTTATTGGCAATTACAGTTGTGAAAGCGCCGGAGATTACGCCAGCGGAACCAATCACACGTTACCAACTAATGGTTATGCGAAGAATTACAGCGGCGTTTCGTTAGACAGTTTTGTCAAAAAAATCACGTTTCAAAAATTGACTTCCAAAGGCATACAAAACCTTGGCTCAACGATTGAACTCATGGCTGCAGCCGAACAACTAGATGCCCACAAAAACGCGGTTTCCATCCGATTAAAAAAATTACAAAATGGATAA
- a CDS encoding lycopene cyclase family protein, translating to MKHYHYIFTGAGLSALMTVYEMVLSGKFKDKSILLIDENSKKTNDRTWCFWDDNGLYDDLASAKWNTAWFKNESFEKQLNLNPYQYKMVKGLDFYNHVFEIISKEKNITFLNQRVTDFQELRHRCEVKTDSESFTCNQIFNSIFNSELVKNQTKYPFLHQHFIGWFIKSKEAAFNPDCATFMDFSIEQKGNTRFMYVLPTSETEALLEYTLFSKDLLSAAEYETEIKNYIEKLGITEYELIEKEQGNIPMTCYPFWQHNSKNILNIGSAGGWTKASTGYTLKNTVKKSKALVQFLSKENDLTKFHKTDKFWFYDLLLLDILDQKNHLGSTIFSAMFEKGNATVIFKFLDEETTFWEDLQVIWKCPKGLFIKALLRRIIR from the coding sequence ATGAAACACTACCATTACATTTTTACCGGCGCCGGTTTATCCGCTTTGATGACGGTTTATGAAATGGTACTTTCCGGAAAGTTCAAAGACAAATCCATTCTTCTGATTGACGAAAATTCAAAAAAAACCAACGACCGAACATGGTGTTTTTGGGATGATAACGGTTTATACGATGATTTGGCTTCCGCCAAATGGAATACCGCTTGGTTTAAAAACGAATCTTTTGAAAAACAACTAAACCTGAATCCTTACCAATACAAAATGGTCAAAGGACTCGATTTTTACAATCATGTTTTTGAAATTATTTCCAAAGAAAAAAACATTACTTTTCTAAATCAAAGAGTAACCGATTTTCAAGAATTAAGACATCGTTGCGAAGTCAAAACCGATTCTGAGAGTTTTACTTGTAACCAAATTTTTAACTCCATTTTCAATTCGGAATTGGTTAAAAACCAAACCAAATATCCATTTTTACACCAACATTTTATCGGTTGGTTTATCAAAAGCAAGGAAGCTGCTTTCAATCCCGATTGCGCTACATTCATGGATTTTTCAATTGAGCAAAAAGGCAATACAAGATTTATGTACGTGTTACCAACTTCGGAAACAGAAGCGTTATTAGAATATACTTTGTTCTCCAAAGATTTATTGTCGGCAGCAGAATACGAAACCGAAATCAAAAACTACATTGAAAAACTTGGCATTACGGAGTACGAATTAATCGAAAAAGAACAAGGCAATATCCCGATGACATGTTATCCGTTTTGGCAACATAATTCAAAAAACATTCTCAACATTGGTTCTGCCGGCGGTTGGACAAAAGCCAGCACAGGTTATACTTTAAAAAACACTGTCAAAAAATCAAAAGCCTTAGTGCAATTTCTATCCAAAGAAAATGACTTAACTAAATTTCATAAAACTGATAAATTTTGGTTTTATGATTTGCTTCTTTTAGATATTTTGGACCAAAAAAATCATTTAGGTTCCACCATATTTTCAGCGATGTTTGAAAAAGGAAATGCCACTGTTATCTTCAAGTTCTTAGATGAAGAAACTACGTTTTGGGAAGATTTGCAAGTCATTTGGAAATGCCCGAAAGGTCTTTTTATCAAGGCTTTGCTGAGAAGAATTATTCGGTAA
- the hisB gene encoding bifunctional histidinol-phosphatase/imidazoleglycerol-phosphate dehydratase HisB — MKKALFIDRDGTLIIEPPIDFQVDSLEKLEFYPQVFQYLSRIAKELDYELVMVTNQDGMGTNSFPENTFWPAQNKMIKAFENEGIQFSDVIIDVSFPEQNLPTRKPGTALLQQYIKGNYDLKNSFVIGDRVTDIQLAENLGSQAIFISATANERAILSTTSWEKIYQFLKEQPRVGKLIRTTKETEIAIEINLDGNGKSNIKTGLGFFDHMLDQIVKHGNIDLNINVEGDLYVDEHHTIEDVGIALGDVFAQALGSKKGITRYGFLLPMDDCLSQVALDFGGRSWLVWDAKFNREKIGEMPTEMFSHFFKSFCDGAKCNLNIKSEGENEHHKIESIFKAFAKAIKMAVQKDGTNGIPSTKGIL; from the coding sequence ATGAAAAAAGCTTTATTTATAGACAGAGATGGCACGTTAATCATCGAACCACCGATAGATTTTCAAGTCGATAGTTTGGAAAAATTGGAATTTTATCCGCAGGTTTTTCAGTATTTATCACGCATTGCCAAAGAATTAGATTATGAGTTGGTCATGGTAACAAATCAAGATGGAATGGGAACTAATTCGTTTCCAGAAAATACCTTTTGGCCAGCTCAAAATAAAATGATAAAAGCGTTCGAAAACGAAGGAATTCAATTTTCGGATGTGATTATTGATGTGTCATTTCCAGAGCAAAATTTGCCAACACGAAAACCTGGAACTGCGTTATTGCAACAGTACATCAAAGGCAATTACGATTTAAAAAATTCCTTCGTAATTGGAGATAGAGTTACTGATATTCAACTAGCAGAAAATTTAGGAAGTCAGGCGATTTTTATTTCAGCTACAGCCAATGAACGAGCGATTTTATCAACGACTTCTTGGGAAAAAATCTATCAATTTTTAAAGGAACAACCTCGCGTTGGAAAATTAATTCGAACAACAAAAGAAACCGAAATTGCAATTGAAATTAACTTAGATGGAAACGGAAAAAGCAACATCAAAACCGGTTTAGGATTTTTCGATCATATGCTCGACCAAATTGTCAAACACGGAAATATAGATTTAAACATCAACGTAGAAGGCGATTTGTATGTTGATGAACACCATACTATTGAAGATGTCGGAATAGCTTTGGGCGACGTTTTTGCGCAAGCTTTGGGTTCTAAAAAAGGCATTACGCGTTACGGTTTTTTACTTCCGATGGACGATTGTTTGTCGCAAGTTGCATTGGATTTTGGTGGTCGTTCATGGTTGGTTTGGGATGCGAAATTCAACCGAGAAAAAATCGGAGAAATGCCAACCGAAATGTTTTCACACTTTTTTAAATCGTTTTGTGATGGTGCCAAATGCAATTTAAACATCAAAAGTGAAGGCGAAAACGAGCACCACAAAATAGAATCAATTTTCAAAGCGTTCGCCAAAGCAATAAAAATGGCGGTTCAAAAAGACGGAACTAACGGCATACCAAGCACCAAAGGAATATTATGA
- the hisG gene encoding ATP phosphoribosyltransferase, translating into MSTLKIAVQKSGRLSEKSLQLLEECGIKISNGERKLKAVAQNFPVEILFLRDDDIPQYVEQGVADIGILGENEVWEKGKEVNVIQQLGFAGCRMSLAIPKDEIYTDLNYFEGKRIATSYPKILIDFFAKKDINVFIEEISGSVEIATSIGLADAVFDIVSTGSTLLMNGLKEVETVTKSEAVLIANPNLTQEIQAILNKLLFRIQSVREGKQNKYILLNAPNSAIDNICSLLPGMKSPTILPLVNKDWSSLHSVIREDDYWEIIEQLKNLGAEGILIIPIEKMIR; encoded by the coding sequence ATGAGTACTTTAAAAATTGCTGTTCAAAAAAGTGGCCGACTAAGCGAAAAATCACTCCAACTGCTGGAAGAATGTGGTATCAAAATTTCCAATGGTGAACGAAAACTCAAAGCCGTTGCACAAAATTTTCCGGTCGAAATCCTATTCCTGCGCGATGATGATATTCCGCAGTACGTGGAACAAGGCGTTGCCGATATAGGCATCTTAGGCGAAAATGAAGTCTGGGAAAAAGGCAAAGAAGTAAATGTGATTCAGCAATTAGGTTTTGCCGGTTGCCGCATGTCATTGGCCATTCCGAAAGACGAAATCTACACCGATTTGAATTATTTTGAAGGCAAACGAATCGCGACCAGTTATCCTAAAATCCTAATTGATTTTTTTGCCAAAAAGGACATTAATGTTTTTATCGAAGAAATCAGCGGAAGTGTTGAAATTGCCACCAGCATTGGTTTAGCCGATGCCGTGTTCGATATTGTCAGCACCGGAAGTACACTTTTGATGAATGGTTTGAAAGAAGTCGAAACCGTTACTAAAAGCGAAGCCGTTCTAATTGCCAATCCAAATCTGACGCAAGAAATCCAAGCCATTCTCAACAAATTACTATTCCGAATCCAATCGGTTCGCGAAGGCAAACAGAATAAATATATTTTATTAAATGCTCCGAATTCAGCCATCGACAACATCTGTTCTTTACTTCCGGGTATGAAATCACCAACCATTTTACCGTTGGTCAACAAAGATTGGAGCAGTTTGCATTCGGTCATCCGAGAAGACGATTATTGGGAAATCATAGAACAACTCAAAAATCTCGGTGCTGAAGGAATTTTAATTATTCCGATAGAAAAAATGATTCGATAA
- the hisF gene encoding imidazole glycerol phosphate synthase subunit HisF, whose translation MLKKRIIPCLDIKDGRVVKGVQFLALKYAGNPVELASFYSKNGADELVLLDISATLEKRKTLAEMVTQLSKEINIPFTVGGGIQSVEEARLLLQSGADKVSINSAAVLNPELITQISDAFGSQSLVVAIDIKKVENDWFVFIKGGTESTGILAIDWAKKVEELGAGELLITSMNNDGSKNGFALDITNAISEAVSIPIIASGGAGNAKDFIDLFTKTEVSAGLAASIFHFNEVPISTLKNILKTKNIPIR comes from the coding sequence ATGTTAAAGAAAAGAATCATTCCGTGTTTGGATATTAAAGACGGACGAGTCGTGAAAGGTGTACAATTTTTGGCACTAAAATATGCCGGAAATCCAGTAGAATTGGCTTCATTTTATTCTAAAAACGGAGCGGATGAGTTAGTACTTTTAGACATCAGCGCGACCTTGGAAAAGCGAAAAACCTTAGCGGAAATGGTCACGCAATTGTCAAAAGAAATTAATATTCCCTTCACCGTTGGCGGCGGCATTCAATCGGTTGAAGAGGCGCGATTACTATTGCAATCCGGTGCGGATAAAGTAAGTATTAATTCGGCTGCCGTTTTGAATCCTGAGTTGATTACCCAAATTTCAGATGCTTTTGGAAGTCAGAGTTTAGTGGTTGCCATCGACATCAAAAAAGTGGAAAACGATTGGTTTGTTTTCATAAAAGGTGGAACAGAATCCACAGGAATTTTAGCCATCGATTGGGCAAAAAAAGTCGAAGAATTAGGAGCTGGAGAATTACTAATTACGTCTATGAACAATGATGGTTCCAAAAACGGATTTGCATTAGACATCACCAATGCTATAAGTGAAGCGGTTTCTATTCCAATAATTGCTTCTGGTGGCGCTGGAAATGCAAAAGACTTTATCGATTTATTCACTAAAACCGAAGTCAGCGCCGGATTAGCCGCCAGTATTTTCCACTTTAACGAAGTCCCGATTTCAACTTTAAAAAACATTTTAAAAACTAAAAACATACCCATCAGATGA
- a CDS encoding BrxA/BrxB family bacilliredoxin, with amino-acid sequence MYPEEMVLPMRAELSEAGFQELYTAADVENAIKAEGTTLVVVNSVCGCAARNARPGAKMSLDGAKKPDHLITVFAGVDKEAVDAARQQMFPFPPSSPSMALFKNGELVHMLERHHIEGRPAELIAENLKDAYAEFC; translated from the coding sequence ATGTATCCAGAAGAAATGGTATTGCCAATGCGCGCTGAACTTTCAGAAGCTGGCTTTCAAGAATTATATACAGCAGCTGACGTTGAAAACGCGATTAAAGCAGAAGGAACGACTTTAGTAGTAGTAAATTCGGTTTGTGGTTGTGCGGCAAGAAATGCTCGTCCGGGAGCTAAAATGAGTTTAGATGGCGCTAAAAAACCAGACCATTTAATCACTGTTTTTGCCGGTGTTGACAAAGAAGCTGTTGATGCAGCTCGCCAACAAATGTTTCCTTTTCCACCGTCATCGCCAAGTATGGCTTTGTTCAAAAACGGCGAATTGGTGCACATGTTAGAACGTCACCACATTGAAGGTCGTCCGGCAGAATTAATCGCAGAAAACCTTAAAGATGCATACGCAGAATTCTGCTAA
- the hisH gene encoding imidazole glycerol phosphate synthase subunit HisH — translation MIALVKYNAGNITSVKNAIERLGYSCVVTDDETILKQAEKVIFPGVGEASSAMKYLKEKGLDQVIKNLRQPVLGICLGQQLLCQFSEEGNTECLGIFEATVKKFEPKLKVPHMGWNNISQLNSELYYGISADENFYFVHSYYVEISKETTAICDYIVPFSASMQKDNFYATQFHPEKSSRVGEQLLLNFLKL, via the coding sequence ATGATAGCATTAGTAAAATACAACGCAGGCAACATTACTTCTGTGAAAAATGCCATCGAACGATTGGGGTATTCATGTGTCGTAACCGATGATGAAACGATTTTGAAACAAGCTGAAAAAGTAATTTTTCCTGGTGTGGGCGAAGCAAGTTCGGCAATGAAGTATTTGAAAGAAAAAGGTTTGGACCAAGTAATCAAAAACCTTAGACAACCGGTTTTAGGAATATGTCTCGGGCAACAATTATTATGTCAATTTTCTGAAGAAGGAAACACAGAATGTTTAGGAATTTTCGAAGCAACAGTTAAAAAATTCGAACCCAAATTGAAAGTGCCACACATGGGTTGGAACAACATTTCACAGTTAAACTCTGAATTATATTACGGAATTTCAGCAGATGAAAATTTCTATTTTGTACACAGTTACTACGTCGAAATCAGTAAAGAAACAACAGCCATTTGCGATTATATCGTTCCGTTTAGTGCATCGATGCAAAAGGATAATTTTTACGCCACACAATTTCATCCTGAAAAATCATCTCGTGTTGGCGAGCAACTTTTACTAAACTTTTTAAAATTATGA
- a CDS encoding TonB-dependent siderophore receptor codes for MKNITLITIILIFNGLSAQVNDTIPINSKSEALEEIVISGTLKPVSRLETPVPVEVYTSAFLKKNPTSNIFEALQNVNGVRPQLNCNICNTGDIHINGLEGPYTMVTIDGMPIVSALSTVYGLSGIPNSMIDRIEIIKGPASSLYGSEAVGGLINIITKKTKNAPLFSADVFSTSWLENNIDLGFKANVGQNAKSLLGLNYYNYNNPIDNNNDNFTDVTLQERISIFNKWNFIRKSQKEFTLAGRIFYEDRWGGEMQWNKSYRGGNEVYGESIYTTRFELLSKYQLPVKEDMFISISATSHDQNSVYGTTLYLAQQKIGFGQYLWDKKLENHNLLFGAAIRHQYYNDNTAATITAEKTNIYSTFIQDEIKLAEKHHLLLGARYDYNNNHGNIFTPRIAYKWNPTKNDVFRINAGTGFRIVNLFTEEHAALTGSREVIITENLNPEKSYNINFNYLKKIRFDDATFLGFEFSTWYTYFTNQIIPDYDTNPNQIIYQNLDGYSETLGVSGNVDLVTPYGIKALIGFTFMDPKNMKDGITTQPVLTEKFSMNWAITYDIPDWFLSIDYTGNLYGPMRLPLLGPLDPRDEYSKPWSLQNIQFTYKKFRNFELYGGIKNILNWTPNKGNPFLIARAEDPFDENVDYDANGNVMATPSNPYALTFDPSYVYAPNQGIRGFLGLRYTLY; via the coding sequence ATGAAAAATATTACTTTAATAACGATAATCTTGATTTTCAATGGCTTGTCAGCTCAAGTAAATGATACGATTCCCATCAATTCAAAATCTGAAGCATTAGAAGAGATTGTCATTTCTGGAACTTTAAAACCTGTATCTCGTTTGGAAACTCCGGTTCCGGTAGAAGTTTATACAAGTGCATTTTTGAAGAAAAATCCAACGTCCAATATATTTGAAGCTTTACAAAACGTAAATGGCGTTCGACCACAATTGAATTGCAATATTTGTAACACCGGCGATATTCACATCAACGGCTTGGAAGGTCCGTATACTATGGTAACTATTGACGGAATGCCAATCGTAAGTGCATTGTCAACCGTTTACGGATTATCCGGAATTCCGAATTCGATGATTGACAGAATAGAGATTATAAAAGGTCCGGCGTCGAGTTTGTATGGCAGTGAAGCGGTTGGCGGATTAATCAATATCATTACCAAAAAAACCAAAAATGCACCCTTATTTTCCGCTGACGTCTTTTCAACTTCTTGGTTAGAAAACAATATTGATTTGGGTTTTAAAGCCAATGTCGGACAAAACGCAAAATCTTTATTGGGATTGAACTATTACAATTATAACAACCCGATAGACAACAACAACGATAATTTTACCGATGTAACGCTTCAAGAAAGAATCTCTATTTTTAACAAATGGAATTTTATCCGAAAAAGTCAAAAGGAATTCACACTGGCCGGAAGAATTTTTTATGAAGACCGTTGGGGCGGCGAAATGCAATGGAATAAAAGTTACCGTGGCGGAAATGAAGTTTATGGCGAAAGCATTTATACTACAAGATTTGAGTTGTTGAGCAAGTACCAATTGCCGGTAAAAGAAGATATGTTTATTTCTATTTCGGCTACCTCTCATGACCAAAATTCGGTTTATGGAACGACTTTGTATTTGGCACAGCAAAAAATTGGCTTTGGACAATACCTTTGGGATAAAAAACTAGAAAACCACAATTTGCTCTTTGGCGCTGCTATTCGACACCAATATTACAACGACAATACTGCGGCGACAATTACCGCTGAAAAAACGAATATTTACAGCACTTTTATCCAAGACGAAATAAAACTGGCTGAAAAACACCATCTGTTACTAGGCGCCAGATATGATTACAACAACAATCACGGCAATATTTTTACACCGCGAATTGCGTACAAATGGAACCCGACCAAAAATGATGTTTTCAGAATAAACGCCGGTACGGGATTCCGAATTGTCAATTTGTTTACTGAAGAACACGCCGCCTTAACCGGTTCAAGAGAGGTGATAATAACCGAAAACTTAAATCCTGAAAAGTCGTATAACATTAATTTCAATTACCTCAAAAAAATCAGATTTGACGATGCTACTTTCTTGGGTTTTGAATTTTCTACTTGGTATACTTATTTCACCAATCAAATCATACCGGATTATGACACCAATCCGAACCAAATTATTTACCAAAACCTCGATGGTTATTCCGAAACACTTGGCGTAAGCGGCAATGTTGATTTGGTAACACCTTACGGAATAAAAGCCTTAATCGGTTTTACTTTTATGGATCCGAAAAACATGAAAGACGGCATCACTACGCAACCGGTTTTAACGGAAAAATTCAGTATGAATTGGGCCATAACCTACGACATTCCCGATTGGTTTCTCTCTATTGACTATACCGGAAATCTCTATGGCCCGATGCGATTACCGCTTTTAGGACCGCTTGATCCAAGAGATGAGTATTCAAAACCATGGAGTTTGCAGAACATCCAGTTTACTTATAAAAAATTCCGTAATTTTGAGCTTTACGGAGGAATCAAAAACATTCTAAATTGGACACCCAACAAAGGAAATCCGTTTTTGATTGCCAGAGCAGAAGATCCTTTTGACGAAAATGTCGATTACGACGCCAACGGAAATGTGATGGCAACACCATCAAATCCTTATGCGCTGACTTTTGACCCGAGTTATGTTTATGCACCAAATCAAGGCATCAGAGGTTTTCTGGGATTGAGATATACACTATATTAA